The following are from one region of the Microbacterium sp. BK668 genome:
- a CDS encoding cytochrome c biogenesis protein ResB, with protein MSRSRSDAPDDVADPDAVDGPLRPGDYAGGAPDEVAQPKLDAVGWLRWGWRQLTSMRTALVLLLLLAIAAVPGSIVPQRSADPNGVTQYFSDNPALAPILDNLQLFDVYTSAWFSAIYILLFVSLIGCVIPRTKHHWKALRARPPRTPARLSRLDDHRESIVELSPDSDQDAAAAAARAIELAHDQLARAGYRVERYDLGGSFSVSAERGYLRETGNLVFHGALVGVLLAVAIGGGLTYTGQTVIIEGRSFVNTMLDYSSFNPGRFVDEERLTPYSVTLEEFGVDYTPIGQAGAGQAGNFAAHVTTQLGGDAQEGVVRVNHPLEIAGDRVYLMGNGYAPTITIRNAAGDVVFDESVPFLPQDANMTSLGVVKVPDGLPEQLGMIGFFYPTQAPLESGAFTSAYPALVNPVLTLNVYAGDLGIDDGTPRSVYTLDPTDMTQLTGGDTGVDSIELAPGDTQDLPNGLGTITLQNESPAGAQGYDESVKRYVSLSIHRDVGAPWVLAFAVLALLGLLAALFVPRRRMWVKAAPAGHTLRIEYAGLARGEDPTLAAAVDQMAQRHGDALDAALRRP; from the coding sequence GTGTCCCGCTCCCGCTCTGACGCGCCCGACGACGTCGCCGACCCCGACGCGGTGGACGGACCGCTCCGCCCCGGCGACTACGCCGGAGGCGCCCCCGACGAGGTCGCTCAGCCGAAGCTGGACGCCGTGGGCTGGCTCCGGTGGGGCTGGCGTCAGCTGACGAGCATGCGCACGGCCCTCGTGCTGCTGCTTCTGCTCGCGATCGCCGCCGTGCCCGGGTCGATCGTGCCGCAGCGCAGCGCCGACCCCAACGGCGTCACGCAGTACTTCAGCGACAACCCGGCGCTCGCGCCGATCCTCGACAACCTGCAGCTCTTCGACGTCTACACGTCGGCCTGGTTCTCGGCGATCTACATCCTCCTCTTCGTTTCGCTGATCGGCTGCGTCATCCCGCGCACGAAGCACCACTGGAAGGCGCTCCGCGCACGCCCGCCGCGCACACCGGCCCGCCTCAGCCGGCTCGACGATCACCGGGAGTCGATCGTCGAGCTCTCGCCGGATTCGGATCAGGATGCCGCGGCCGCGGCCGCCCGGGCGATCGAGCTCGCGCACGACCAGCTCGCCAGGGCCGGGTATCGCGTGGAGCGCTACGACCTGGGCGGGTCGTTCTCGGTGTCGGCCGAGCGCGGCTACCTCCGCGAGACCGGCAACCTCGTCTTCCACGGGGCCCTCGTCGGCGTGCTGCTCGCCGTCGCCATCGGCGGAGGCCTGACCTACACCGGCCAGACCGTGATCATCGAGGGACGCTCCTTCGTCAACACGATGCTCGACTACTCGTCGTTCAATCCGGGTCGCTTCGTCGACGAGGAGCGTCTGACCCCCTACTCCGTGACGCTCGAGGAGTTCGGCGTGGACTACACGCCGATCGGCCAGGCGGGGGCCGGGCAGGCGGGCAACTTCGCCGCCCACGTCACGACGCAGCTCGGCGGCGACGCGCAGGAAGGTGTCGTGCGGGTGAATCACCCGCTCGAGATCGCGGGAGACCGCGTCTACCTCATGGGCAACGGCTACGCGCCGACGATCACGATCCGCAACGCCGCCGGCGACGTCGTCTTCGACGAGTCGGTGCCCTTCCTGCCCCAGGACGCGAACATGACGTCGCTCGGCGTCGTCAAAGTGCCGGACGGACTGCCCGAGCAGCTCGGCATGATCGGCTTCTTCTATCCGACGCAGGCGCCGCTCGAGTCCGGCGCGTTCACGTCGGCGTATCCTGCCCTGGTCAATCCGGTCCTCACGCTCAACGTCTACGCGGGCGATCTCGGGATCGACGACGGCACGCCGCGCTCGGTCTACACGCTCGACCCCACCGATATGACGCAGCTGACCGGCGGCGACACGGGTGTCGACTCGATCGAGCTCGCCCCGGGCGACACGCAGGACCTCCCGAACGGACTCGGCACGATCACGCTCCAGAACGAGTCGCCCGCGGGGGCGCAGGGCTACGACGAGTCGGTCAAGCGCTACGTCTCGCTCTCGATCCATCGGGATGTCGGAGCGCCCTGGGTGCTCGCCTTCGCCGTGCTCGCGCTGCTCGGCCTCCTCGCGGCGCTCTTCGTGCCGCGGCGCCGCATGTGGGTCAAGGCGGCCCCCGCCGGCCACACCCTCCGCATCGAGTACGCCGGGCTCGCTCGCGGGGAGGACCCGACCCTCGCGGCCGCCGTCGACC